A single window of Lepisosteus oculatus isolate fLepOcu1 chromosome 29, fLepOcu1.hap2, whole genome shotgun sequence DNA harbors:
- the c29h19orf44 gene encoding uncharacterized protein C19orf44 homolog: MWKRSDTRSSALARAQAQLSGQRVYSAPRDTKDELQEYMDTLMKKTSSLKEQHTLFQDLSDVSIDDAESETKENAVGAQRQAAELERPSGASRFLKKAPQSVRSSQSPTPSKASTQAKWHERGGAGSSQSAALNRLALIESRIRNRKLARDRPDSDKDVLTSEEKPLSGQSSSELSARGSRFLKKKAPLSDSANQRSIPGPPALRRVGRSVSLDSDEEDMKKLLGGSPEAPKAKITKDSWLSSQESPPSVRKSFLKSNRPVLPLSPSSPGRKTLFAGLSRSPSPPSRGSPRPAGFRAQLRSPSRSLSRSSMGVVSGAPSPSPPSGPSPRRAGSPRSGFPRRSLSSLSARSDVRSLDELFPDASESDDAISEKSKESDDFRINILTLDDLVPATLGEPEKPEEKKENKTGRRKTKDKKTEFSQAVNIRLVDEPSNTVETPPTEVNAEYESDFESEIRTETEKSISEISERLGDVSVASEVQEDSSERSQQEDWTRGSGSPSETDTRMEQSFSSSFSSPAPQSEVDRKKADLSCRQGVYSRSSASSPSASGSGTLTPPHETQSPHQRKAVKDTAVQTQFDGLSYSWSNGMAVLGPSIGTSHLDPTPVASHVVSADAIEALTAYSPAVFALNDMLKQQLALTRQFIDNTRHLHTSLLQSLGPARYRYTTLEDTKEFIQSHKSPPLTVEQALEEVLQEMREYHYL, from the exons ATGTGGAAGCGCAGTGACACTCGGAGCTCGGCGCTGGCCAGAGCTCAGGCACAGTTGTCGGGCCAGCGGGTGTACAGCGCGCCCAGGGATACCAAGGATGAGCTCCag GAATACATGGATACACTCATGAAAAAAACGAGCTCTTTGAAAGAGCAACACACGCTCTTCCAGGACCTGAGCGATGTCTCCATCGATGACGCCGAGagtgaaacaaaagaaaacgcAGTTGGAGCGCAGCGGCAAGCGGCGGAGCTCGAAAGGCCGTCGGGGGCCAGCAGGTTTTTGAAGAAAGCCCCGCAGTCCGTCAGGAGCAGTCAGTCCCCCACGCCGAGCAAGGCCTCCACGCAGGCGAAATGGCACGAGCGCGGCGGGGCTGGGTCATCGCAGAGCGCAGCGCTCAACCGACTGGCGCTGATCGAGAGCCGGATCAGGAACCGCAAGCTGGCCAGGGATCGCCCGGACTCCGATAAAGACGTGCTGACTTCGGAGGAGAAGCCCCTTTCTGGCCAGTCCAGCAGTGAGCTCAGTGCCCGGGGCAGCAGGTTTCTGAAGAAGAAAGCGCCCCTGTCTGACAGCGCAAACCAGCGGAGCATCCCGGGCCCTCCTGCGCTCAGGAGGGTTGGTAGATCTGTCAGCCTGGACAGCGACGAGGAGGACATGAAGAAGCTTCTCGGGGGTTCTCCCGAAGCACCCAAGGCAAAGATCACAAAGGATTCCTGGCTGTCTTCCCAGGAGAGTCCTCCTTCAGTCAGAAAG TCTTTCCTGAAGAGCAATCGACCAGTCCTACCGTTGTCGCCCTCCTCCCCTGGCAGAAAGACCCTGTTCGCAGGCCTGTCCCGTTCCCCCTCCCCGCCAAGCCGGGGATCCCCAAGACCGGCCGGCTTTAGGGCCCAGCTGCGGAGCCCCTCCCGCTCCCTGTCTCGCTCCTCTATGGGGGTGGTGTCGGGAGCCCCCTCCCCTTCACCCCCAAGTGGGCCCTCCCCTCGCCGAGCCGGCTCGCCCCGATCCGGGTTCCCGAGGCGCTCCTTGTCGTCTCTGTCTGCGAGGAGTGATGTCAGGTCCTTGGACGAGCTCTTCCCAGATGCATCAGAATCCGATGACGCGATCAGTGAGAAGAGCAAAGAATCGGATG ATTTCAGGATAAATATCCTGACCTTGGATGACCTTGTACCAGCAACTTTAGGAGAACCTGAGaaaccagaagaaaaaaaagagaataag aCTGGGAGGAGAAAAACCAAAGACAAGAAGACTGAATTCTCTCAAGCTGTGAATATAAGGCTTGTTGATGAACCTTCGAATACAGTTGAAACTCCACCTACAGAGGTGAATGCTGAGTATGAGAGCGATTTTGAGAGTGAGATCAGGACAGAGACTGAAAAGAGCATTAGTGAAATTTCTGAGCGTCTTGGGGATGTGTCTGTGGCCAGTGAAGTTCAGGAAGACAGTTCTGAAAGATCACAACAGGAAGACTGGACTCGGGGTTCTGGAAGTCCGTCTGAGACGGATACGAGAATGGAACAATCCTTTtcttcctccttctcctccccCGCTCCTCAGTCTGAAGTGGACAGAAAGAAAGCTGATCTCTCCTGCAGGCAGGGTGTATATTCAAGATCATCTGCCTCTTCCCCCTCTGCATCTGGCTCTGGGACGCTCACCCCACCCCATGAAACACAGTCACCCCACCAACGCAAGGCAGTGAAGGATACTGCTGTCCAGACACAGTTTGATGGGCTGTCCTACAGCTGGTCTAACG GAATGGCAGTTTTGGGCCCTTCTATAGGAACGTCTCATCTAGATCCCACTCCTGTTGCAAGCCATGTTGTTAGTGCCGATGCTATTGAAG ctCTCACAGCGTACAGTCCAGCTGTGTTTGCCCTGAATGATATGCTGAAACAGCAGCTAGCCCTCACCAGGCAATTCATAGATAACACCAGGCATCTTCACACATCTCTGCTTCAGTCCCTGGGACCTGCACGCTACCGCTATACAACTCTAGAAGATACCAAAGAG TTCATACAGAGTCACAAGTCCCCTCCATTGACTGTTGAACAGGCTCTGGAAGAGGTGCTCCAGGAAATGAGAGAGTATCATTACCTCTGA
- the calr3a gene encoding calreticulin translates to MLFSGLLSSLLLAAITVDAEIYFKEQFLDGDAWKTHWVESKHKSDYGEWKLTAGKFYGDAEKDKGLQTSQDARFYALSSQFKAFSNEGKTLVVQFTVKHEQKIDCGGGYVKVFPADLDQADMHGDSQYYIMFGPDICGYSTKKVHVIFNYKGKNHLIKKEIKCKDDELTHLYTLILRPDQTYEVKIDNEKVESGTLEEDWDFLPPKKIKDPNAKKPEDWDDRAKIDDPEDVKPEDWDKPENIPDPDAKKPDDWDEEMDGEWEPPMIPNPEYKGEWKPKQIDNPNYKGVWVHPEIDNPEYTPDSTIYKFDNIGVLGLDLWQVKSGTIFDNFLITDDEKAAEEFGKETWGVTKEPEKKMKEKQEEEERKQREEEEKNKKEQETEEDDEEDEEEGEEEDDEEDKKEEGEEEDSTETEAPTKDEL, encoded by the exons ATGCTGTTTTCTGGGCTACTGTCTTCGCTGTTGCTGGCGGCGATCACCGTCGATGCTGAAATTTATTTCAAAGAGCAATTTCTCGatggag ATGCCTGGAAGACCCACTGGGTGGAGTCCAAGCACAAGTCCGACTACGGAGAGTGGAAACTGACTGCAGGAAAGTTCTATGGCGACGCAGAGAAGGACAAAG GTCTGCAGACGAGTCAGGACGCCCGCTTCTACGCACTCTCTTCCCAGTTCAAGGCCTTCAGCAACGAGGGCAAGACCCTGGTGGTCCAGTTCACGGTCAAGCACGAGCAGAAGATCGACTGCGGCGGCGGATACGTCAAGGTGTTCCCCGCCGACCTGGACCAGGCCGACATGCACGGAGACTCGCAGTACTACATCATGTTTG GCCCCGATATCTGTGGTTACAGTACCAAGAAGGTTCACGTCATCTTCAACTACAAGGGCAAAAACCACCTCATCAAGAAGGAAATCAAGTGCAAG GATGACGAGCTGACGCACTTGTACACCCTGATTCTGCGGCCTGACCAGACCTACGAGGTGAAGATCGACAACGAGAAGGTGGAGTCGGGCACCCTGGAGGAGGACTGGGACTTCCTTCCCCCCAAGAAGATCAAGGACCCCAACGCCAAGAAGCCCGAGGACTGGGATGACCGGGCCAAGATCGACGACCCCGAAGATGTCAAGCCTGAG GACTGGGACAAGCCTGAGAACATCCCTGACCCCGACGCTAAGAAACCCGACGACTGGGATGAGGAGATGGATGGAGAGTGGGAGCCGCCCATGATCCCCAACCCCGAGTACAAG GGAGAGTGGAAACCGAAGCAGATTGACAACCCCAACTACAAAGGCGTCTGGGTCCACCCCGAAATTGACAACCCCGAGTACACCCCCGATTCCACCATCTACAAGTTTGACAACATCGGGGTGCTGGGTCTGGACCTGTGGCAG GTGAAATCTGGCACCATCTTCGATAACTTCCTGATCACGGACGATGAAAAAGCTGCAGAAGAGTTTGGCAAAGAGACCTGGGGAGTGACCAAG GAGCCCGAGAAGAAAATGAAGGAGaagcaggaagaggaggagagaaagcagcgtgaggaggaggagaaaaaCAAGAAGGAGCAGGAGACGGAGGAGGATGACGAGGAGGACGAAGAGGAAGGCGAGGAGGAGGACGACGAGGAGGACAagaaggaggagggggaggaagaGGATTCAACGGAAACCGAAGCTCCAACGAAAGACGAACTCTAG
- the rad23ab gene encoding RAD23 homolog A, nucleotide excision repair protein b, translating to MLTITLKTLQQQTFKIEIDPELTVKTLKEKIEAEKGSESYPASGQKLIYAGKILNDDIPLKDYKIDEKNFVVVMVTKPKPACPPPPPSQAPPAPAVVSMPPPAPAPPAVTPAPSEECVPPEAEPPSAPPSTPAATAETVEATPGVPSAPSEGKPQEEPKDQPAAAPPPPPHSSSSIAEDLSLLEEAASILVTGQAYENLVTEIMSMGYEREQVIAALRASYNNPDRAVEYLLTGIPAEPDLPPREVARPPPVTNPAPQATERPQPAPAASGAVPSSGNPLEFLRTQPQFQQMRQIIQQNPALLPALLQQLGRDNPQLLQQITQHQERFVQMLNEPLGEAGGEGAEGQGAPQTNYIQVTPQEKEAIERLKALGFPEGLVIQAYFACEKNENLAANFLLQQNFDDE from the exons ATGTTGACGATTACACTGAAAACTCTCCAGCAGCAAACCTTTAAGATAGAGATAGACCCGGAGCTGACG GTCAAAACTCTGAAGGAGAAGATCGAGGCAGAGAAAGGAAGTGAATCTTATCCAGCCTCGGGGCAGAAGCTCATCTATGCAG gtaAAATCTTAAATGATGACATACCTTTAAAAGACTACAAAATAGACGAGAAGAACTTCGTTGTGGTGATGGTGACGAAG CCCAAACCCGCCTGCCCCCCGCCGCCCCCCAGCCAAGCCCCTCCTGCCCCGGCTGTGGTCAGCATGCCGCCCCCTGCTCCCGCCCCCCCTGCGGTGACCCCTGCCCCCTCAGAAGAGTGCGTCCCTCCGGAGGCCGAGCCCCCCTCCGCGCCCCCTTCTACCCCGGCCGCCACCGCGGAGACCGTAGAGGCGACGCCAGGGGTACCCAGTGCCCCGAGCGAGGGGAAACCGCAAGAGGAGCCCAAAGATCAACCGGCTGCTGCCCCTCCGCCACCTCCCCACTCTTCCTCCAG CATCGCAGAAGATCTGAGCCTTTTAGAAGAAGCAGCCTCTATATTAG TCACAGGGCAAGCGTATGAGAATCTGGTGACGGAGATCATGTCTATGGGCTATGAGAGAGAGCAAGTTATAGCAGCACTAAGGGCAAGTTACAATAACCCTGACCGAGCGGTGGAGTATCTACTCACA GGGATCCCTGCTGAACCAGACCTCCCACCCAGAGAGGTAGCCCGACCCCCTCCTGTGACGAACCCCGCCCCCCAGGCCACTGAGAGACCCCAGCCCGCCCCGGCTGCAAGTG GCGCCGTGCCGTCGTCCGGGAACCCGCTGGAGTTCCTGAGGACTCAGCCCCAGTTCCAGCAGATGCGTCAGATCATCCAGCAGAACCCGGCTCTGCTGCCTGCGCTTCTCCAGCAGCTGGGCAGGGACaacccccagctgctccag CAAATCACGCAGCACCAGGAGCGGTTTGTCCAGATGCTGAATGAGCCGCTGGGAGAAGCGGGAGGAGAAGGGGCCGAAGGTCAAGGGGCTCCACAGACGAACTACATCCAGGTCACGCCACAAGAAAAAGAGGCCATCGAAAGG TTAAAAGCCCTGGGCTTTCCAGAGGGACTGGTAATTCAAGCCTATTTCGCGTGTGAGAAAAACGAAAATCTGGCGGCCAATTTCCTCCTGCAGCAGAATTTCGATGATGAGTAA